Proteins from one Sporomusaceae bacterium genomic window:
- the ppdK gene encoding pyruvate, phosphate dikinase, protein MTKYVYLFNEGRADMKALLGGKGANLAEMSNIGLPVPPGMTITTEACIDYYKLDKTLPAGLIEDVYVNLTVIEKKTAKRFGDPANPLLVSVRSGAMFSMPGMMDTILNLGLNEATVKGLAEATGNPRFAYDAYRRFIQMFSDVVLEIPKSEFEHLLDEEKRRRGVTYDQELTAEALRGLLDKYKALVLARLGKPFPEDPRQQLKMAVEAVFRSWNNDRAIVYRNLNKISHDLGTAVNIQSMVFGNMGNDCGTGVAFTRNPSTGEKTLYGEYLTNAQGEDVVAGIRTPNPIAKLKDEMPEVFKQFVATAELLEKHYKNMQDIEFTIERGKLYMLQTRNGKRTAQAGIKIAYDMVAEGLIGKRDAILLVEPAQLDKLLHRQIDTAAKLDVIAKGLPASPGAASGSVVFSADDAEKWAKNGQKVLLVSTETTPDDIHGMVAAQGILTSRGGMTSHAAVVARGMGKPCVCGCEAIKVDFARREFTVGALTVKEGDLVSIDGATGNVMLGTVPMVDPVLSEEFLTFLGWADDIKRLGVRANADTPADAAKARQFGAQGIGLTRTEHMFMGHDRLPHVQAMILADNEEARREALKSLLPMQEGDFYGILKAMEGYPVCIRLLDPPLHEFLPDLTELMVEIAEMKITGKNPGELPAKEALLKKVKSLHEFNPMLGHRGCRLGITFPEVYEMQIRAIFSAAARLTKEGVKVLPEVEIPLTIDVNEMKFFKTRIDAIAAEIMAAAKVSFHYTSGTMIELPRAALLADELAAVSDFFSFGTNDLTQTTLGFSRDDAEGKFLNDYLEKKILKENPFIVIDRKGVGKLMKMAVEGGRSTKPGLLVGICGEHGGEPNSVEFCHLIGLDFVSCSPYRVPIARLAAAQAAVSTGEVLGTR, encoded by the coding sequence ATGACTAAATACGTCTACCTCTTCAACGAAGGCCGCGCCGACATGAAGGCGCTCCTGGGCGGCAAAGGGGCCAACCTCGCCGAAATGAGCAACATCGGCCTGCCCGTACCGCCCGGCATGACCATAACCACCGAAGCGTGCATCGACTACTACAAACTCGACAAGACCCTGCCGGCCGGGCTCATCGAAGACGTCTATGTCAACCTGACGGTCATCGAAAAGAAAACCGCCAAACGGTTCGGCGACCCCGCCAACCCGCTCCTCGTCTCCGTGCGCTCAGGCGCCATGTTCTCCATGCCCGGCATGATGGACACCATCCTCAACCTCGGCCTCAACGAAGCCACCGTCAAAGGCCTCGCCGAAGCCACCGGCAACCCCAGGTTCGCCTACGACGCCTACCGCCGCTTCATCCAGATGTTCAGCGACGTCGTGCTCGAAATACCCAAAAGCGAATTCGAACACCTCCTTGACGAAGAAAAACGCCGCCGCGGCGTCACCTACGACCAGGAACTCACCGCCGAAGCCCTGCGCGGCCTGCTCGACAAATACAAGGCGCTTGTTCTCGCCCGCCTGGGCAAGCCCTTCCCCGAAGACCCGCGTCAGCAGCTCAAAATGGCCGTCGAAGCCGTCTTCCGCTCCTGGAACAACGACCGCGCCATCGTCTACCGCAACCTCAACAAAATCTCCCACGACCTCGGCACCGCCGTCAACATCCAGTCCATGGTCTTCGGCAACATGGGCAACGACTGCGGCACAGGCGTAGCCTTCACCCGCAACCCCTCCACCGGCGAAAAGACCCTCTACGGCGAATACCTCACAAACGCCCAGGGCGAAGACGTCGTCGCCGGCATCCGCACCCCCAACCCCATCGCCAAGCTCAAGGACGAAATGCCCGAAGTCTTCAAACAATTCGTCGCCACCGCCGAGCTTCTCGAAAAACACTACAAAAACATGCAGGACATCGAATTCACCATCGAGCGCGGCAAGCTCTACATGCTCCAGACCCGCAACGGCAAGCGCACCGCCCAGGCCGGCATAAAAATCGCCTACGACATGGTCGCCGAAGGCCTCATCGGCAAACGCGACGCCATCCTGCTCGTCGAACCCGCCCAGCTCGACAAACTCCTCCACCGCCAGATCGACACCGCCGCCAAGCTCGACGTCATCGCCAAAGGCCTGCCCGCCTCGCCTGGCGCCGCCTCCGGCAGCGTCGTCTTCTCCGCCGACGACGCCGAAAAGTGGGCCAAAAACGGCCAGAAAGTGCTGCTCGTCAGCACCGAAACCACCCCCGACGACATCCACGGCATGGTCGCCGCCCAGGGCATCCTCACCAGCCGCGGCGGCATGACAAGCCACGCCGCCGTCGTCGCCCGCGGCATGGGCAAACCGTGCGTCTGCGGCTGCGAAGCCATCAAAGTCGACTTCGCCCGCCGCGAATTCACCGTCGGCGCCCTCACCGTCAAAGAAGGCGACCTCGTCTCCATCGACGGCGCCACCGGCAACGTCATGCTCGGCACCGTCCCGATGGTCGACCCCGTCCTCTCCGAGGAATTCCTCACCTTCCTCGGCTGGGCCGACGACATCAAGCGCCTTGGCGTCCGCGCCAACGCCGACACCCCCGCCGACGCCGCTAAAGCCCGCCAATTCGGCGCCCAGGGCATCGGCCTCACCCGCACCGAGCACATGTTCATGGGCCACGACCGCCTGCCCCACGTCCAGGCCATGATCCTCGCCGACAACGAGGAAGCGCGCCGCGAAGCCCTCAAATCCCTCCTGCCCATGCAGGAAGGCGACTTCTACGGCATCCTCAAAGCCATGGAAGGCTACCCTGTCTGCATCCGCCTCCTCGATCCGCCGCTCCACGAATTCCTCCCCGACCTCACCGAGCTCATGGTCGAAATCGCCGAAATGAAAATCACCGGCAAAAATCCCGGCGAGCTGCCAGCCAAAGAAGCGCTCCTCAAAAAGGTCAAATCCCTCCACGAATTCAACCCCATGCTCGGCCACCGCGGCTGCCGCCTGGGCATAACATTCCCCGAAGTCTACGAAATGCAGATCAGGGCCATATTCAGCGCCGCCGCCCGCCTCACCAAAGAAGGCGTCAAAGTCCTGCCTGAAGTCGAAATCCCGCTCACCATCGACGTCAACGAAATGAAATTCTTCAAAACCCGCATCGACGCCATCGCCGCCGAAATCATGGCCGCCGCCAAAGTCTCCTTCCACTACACCTCCGGCACCATGATCGAGCTGCCGCGGGCCGCCCTCCTCGCCGACGAGCTCGCCGCAGTCTCCGACTTCTTCAGCTTCGGCACCAACGACCTCACCCAGACCACCCTCGGCTTTAGCCGCGACGACGCCGAAGGCAAATTCCTCAACGACTACCTCGAAAAGAAAATCCTCAAAGAAAACCCCTTCATCGTCATCGACCGCAAAGGCGTCGGCAAGCTCATGAAAATGGCCGTCGAAGGCGGCCGCAGCACCAAACCCGGCCTGCTAGTAGGCATCTGCGGCGAACACGGCGGCGAACCCAACTCCGTCGAATTCTGCCACCTCATCGGCCTCGACTTCGTCAGCTGCTCGCCCTATAGAGTGCCGATAGCCCGCCTTGCCGCCGCCCAAGCGGCGGTCAGCACTGGCGAAGTACTCGGCACCAGATAA
- a CDS encoding pyruvate, water dikinase regulatory protein, with protein sequence MYILSDSIGETGELVVRAAASQFNAGNIDVRRIPYLNTARDVEDAMLEVAACQAAVVYTLVRPDLREVLVAKAQELAVVCVDIMGPIISCLAAVTGRQPRLEPGLIHKLDEAYFSKLEAVEFAVKYDDGKQPWGLAKADLVVVGVSRTTKTPLCMFLAHKGIKAANVPLVPEVPVPEDLLGLPAEKVVGLTINPSLLHEIRRERLKTLGLAEGVDYANLERIYQELDYAQRIMHKIGCPIVDVTNKAVEETAAKILEHYRKGACK encoded by the coding sequence ATCTATATTCTCTCCGACTCCATCGGCGAGACCGGCGAACTGGTCGTCAGGGCCGCCGCCAGCCAGTTCAACGCCGGCAACATCGACGTGCGGCGCATCCCGTATCTCAACACGGCCCGCGACGTAGAAGACGCCATGCTCGAAGTGGCGGCCTGCCAGGCCGCCGTCGTCTACACCCTCGTCCGCCCCGACCTCCGCGAAGTCCTCGTCGCCAAAGCCCAGGAACTCGCGGTCGTCTGCGTCGACATCATGGGCCCCATCATAAGCTGCCTGGCCGCTGTCACCGGCAGGCAGCCCCGGCTGGAGCCCGGCCTCATCCACAAACTTGACGAAGCCTACTTCAGCAAACTTGAGGCGGTCGAATTCGCCGTCAAATACGACGACGGCAAACAACCGTGGGGGCTCGCCAAAGCCGACCTCGTCGTCGTCGGCGTATCCCGCACCACCAAGACGCCGCTGTGCATGTTCCTCGCCCACAAAGGCATCAAAGCCGCCAACGTGCCGCTCGTGCCCGAAGTCCCGGTGCCCGAAGACCTGCTCGGCCTGCCGGCCGAAAAAGTCGTCGGCCTCACCATCAACCCGTCCCTGCTGCACGAGATCCGCCGCGAACGGCTCAAAACCCTCGGCCTCGCCGAAGGGGTCGACTACGCCAACCTCGAGCGCATCTACCAGGAACTCGACTACGCCCAGCGCATCATGCACAAAATCGGCTGCCCGATCGTCGACGTCACCAACAAAGCCGTCGAAGAAACGGCGGCCAAAATACTTGAGCACTATCGGAAGGGAGCATGCAAATAA